One window of Marinobacterium aestuarii genomic DNA carries:
- the nrdB gene encoding class Ia ribonucleoside-diphosphate reductase subunit beta: MAYSTFNPSTHDATLEPMFFGRSVNVARYDKQKFPIFEKLIEKQLSFFWRPEEVDLSSDRKDFMAMPEHEKHIFLSNLKYQTLLDSVQGRSPNIAFLPVVSLPELETWFETWAFSETIHSRSYTHIIRNIITEPSLVFDQIVTNQEIVKRAESVTRLYDQFIALVQVYGIYGPGEHEINGKKVDATLRNLKRTLYLTLVSVNVLEAIRFYVSFACSFAFAERAIMEGNAKIIKLIARDEALHLTGTQHMLNLMASGADDPEMKIVAAECREEALKIFAEAAQQEKDWAQYLFRDGSMIGLNAKILSDYVEYITNVRMKALGFEEMFKTQQNPLPWMNAWLVSDNVQVAPQESEISSYLVGQIDNEVGDGDFDDFDF, translated from the coding sequence ATGGCTTATTCCACGTTCAACCCGTCTACCCATGATGCCACGCTCGAACCCATGTTCTTCGGTCGCAGTGTTAACGTTGCCCGTTACGACAAGCAGAAGTTTCCCATCTTCGAAAAACTGATTGAGAAGCAGCTGTCGTTTTTCTGGCGTCCCGAGGAAGTCGACCTGTCGTCTGACCGCAAGGACTTCATGGCGATGCCGGAGCATGAGAAGCATATCTTCCTGAGTAACCTGAAATACCAGACGCTGCTGGATTCGGTACAGGGGCGTTCACCCAACATCGCCTTCCTGCCGGTGGTGTCCTTGCCGGAGCTGGAGACCTGGTTCGAAACCTGGGCCTTCAGTGAAACCATTCACAGCCGCTCCTACACCCATATCATCCGTAATATCATCACCGAGCCGTCCCTGGTGTTCGATCAGATCGTCACCAACCAGGAGATCGTCAAGCGCGCCGAGTCTGTTACCCGGCTGTACGACCAGTTCATCGCCCTGGTGCAGGTCTATGGCATTTATGGCCCAGGTGAGCATGAGATCAACGGCAAGAAGGTGGATGCCACGCTGCGCAACCTCAAGCGCACCCTGTACCTGACACTGGTGTCTGTCAACGTGCTGGAGGCGATCCGCTTCTACGTCAGCTTTGCCTGCTCCTTCGCCTTTGCCGAGCGGGCTATCATGGAAGGCAACGCCAAGATCATCAAGCTGATCGCACGGGATGAGGCGCTGCACCTGACAGGCACTCAGCATATGCTGAACCTGATGGCCAGTGGCGCCGATGATCCGGAAATGAAGATAGTGGCGGCCGAGTGTCGTGAAGAAGCGCTGAAAATCTTCGCAGAAGCGGCGCAGCAGGAGAAAGACTGGGCGCAGTATCTGTTCCGTGACGGTTCCATGATTGGTTTGAACGCCAAGATTCTCAGCGACTATGTCGAGTACATCACCAATGTGCGGATGAAAGCGCTGGGCTTTGAGGAAATGTTCAAGACTCAGCAGAACCCGTTGCCCTGGATGAATGCCTGGCTGGTGAGTGACAACGTACAGGTAGCGCCTCAGGAGTCGGAAATCAGCTCCTACCTGGTCGGTCAGATTGACAATGAGGTGGGAGACGGCGATTTCGACGACTTTGACTTCTAA
- a CDS encoding diguanylate cyclase yields MSPLDARYLRRKLLEAQHEQTPVALCGGAFVSACAGGYYWWLTQQAFYVYWLLVTALVILSRLSLYLCFAAWRRSQNGKALESANWRHLHVAGFVAAALSWATIGLYVEYSQPFADAAFIYVCLAGMVAGSVVSTASVSPRMFLIFSAITLLPVALVLLISLEPQKMAMGLVCVGFFVFSLRSIYRIADIFEGFVASGVVNEQLLRELRQEQRQVLKLNEQLREDIEIRSQTELQLRAQKQRAESLAEKLYALSSIDGLTEIPNRRYFDEHFAEEWSRALRAQSVLSLIICDIDYFKDFNDSYGHLMGDDCLRAVASTLDLHARRAGDAVTRFGGEEFAIILPGIGLKEACLLAEQMREAVLALGIMHAASKVSERVTISMGVACTIPSQEAQAEGLLRHADEALYRAKHQGRNQVVSAGAV; encoded by the coding sequence ATGAGTCCGCTGGACGCCCGCTATCTGCGCAGGAAGCTACTGGAGGCTCAGCATGAGCAAACGCCGGTTGCATTGTGCGGGGGGGCTTTTGTGTCTGCCTGTGCCGGCGGTTACTACTGGTGGTTAACGCAGCAGGCGTTTTACGTCTATTGGTTGCTGGTCACCGCCCTGGTGATTCTGTCACGTCTGTCGCTGTATCTGTGTTTTGCGGCCTGGCGCCGGAGCCAGAACGGCAAGGCGCTCGAGTCTGCCAACTGGCGACACCTGCATGTCGCAGGCTTCGTTGCCGCAGCCTTGAGCTGGGCGACGATCGGCCTCTATGTTGAATACAGCCAGCCCTTTGCTGATGCGGCCTTTATCTATGTGTGCCTGGCCGGAATGGTGGCGGGCAGCGTGGTGAGTACGGCTTCAGTATCGCCCCGCATGTTTCTGATCTTTTCTGCGATTACCTTGCTGCCGGTGGCGCTGGTGCTGTTGATTTCGCTTGAGCCACAGAAGATGGCGATGGGGCTGGTCTGCGTGGGTTTCTTCGTCTTTTCATTGCGTTCTATTTACCGTATCGCGGATATTTTTGAGGGCTTCGTGGCCAGTGGTGTAGTCAATGAGCAGCTGTTGCGTGAACTGCGTCAGGAGCAGCGTCAGGTGCTCAAGCTGAATGAGCAGTTGCGTGAGGACATCGAGATACGCAGCCAGACCGAGTTGCAGCTAAGGGCGCAAAAGCAGCGCGCAGAGTCGCTGGCTGAAAAACTGTACGCGCTTTCGTCGATCGACGGTCTGACGGAAATCCCGAATCGGCGCTATTTTGATGAGCACTTTGCCGAAGAGTGGAGCCGCGCCCTGCGTGCGCAATCGGTGCTGTCGCTGATCATATGTGATATCGACTACTTCAAGGATTTTAATGACAGCTACGGTCACCTGATGGGCGACGATTGCCTGCGGGCGGTCGCCAGCACCCTGGATCTGCATGCGCGGCGGGCGGGGGATGCCGTGACCCGGTTTGGGGGCGAGGAGTTTGCGATCATTCTGCCCGGTATTGGGCTGAAGGAGGCGTGCCTGCTGGCCGAGCAGATGCGCGAGGCGGTATTGGCGCTGGGCATTATGCATGCCGCGTCAAAGGTCAGTGAGCGGGTGACTATCAGTATGGGGGTGGCCTGTACTATCCCGAGTCAGGAGGCCCAGGCCGAGGGGCTACTGCGCCACGCGGATGAAGCGCTCTATAGGGCCAAGCACCAGGGGCGCAACCAGGTGGTCAGCGCTGGTGCCGTTTAA
- the nrdA gene encoding class 1a ribonucleoside-diphosphate reductase subunit alpha: protein MQQDLMVTKRDGRREKIDLEKIHRVVIWAAQGLDNVSPSEVELKAHLQFYDGIKTSDIHETLIKSAADLISETAPDYQYLAARLAIFHLRKRAFGVFEPPHLQEHVARMVDSKRYDRHLLEDYSAEDWDTLNGYLVHDRDMNFSYVAVKQLEGKYLVQNRVTGDIYESPQILYMLVAACLFANYPAETRLDYVRRFYDATSLFKLSLPTPIMAGVRTPTRQFSSCVLIECDDSLDSINATAGAIVKYVSQRAGIGINAGQIRAIGSPIRNGEAFHTGCIPFYKHFQTAVKSCSQGGVRGGAATLFYPLWHLEVESLLVLKNNRGVEENRVRHIDYGVQLNKLMYQRLIKGENLTLFSPHEVPGLYDAFFADQVEFERLYVQYEQDPSIRKKTIKAVELFGLLASERASTGRIYIQNVDHCNTHSPFDPKVAPVKQSNLCLEIALPTKPLRDVNDPNGEIALCTLSAFNLGALANLDELENLSDLIVRALDNLLDYQDYPILAAHNATNWRRTLGVGVTNFAYYLAKNGVRYSDGSANGLVHRTFEAIQYYLLKASNQLAKERGACPKFDETTYSKGLLPIDTYKREIDEFCDEPLHYFWETLREDIKEFGLRNSTLTALMPCETSSQITNSTNGIEPPRGYVSVKASKDGIMKQVVPEYLELKQHYELLWTIPNNEGYLQLVGIMQKFVDQAISSNTNYDPGKFPGDKVPMKQLLKDLLTAYKYGVKTLYYHNTRDGASDGQDDGCEGGACKL from the coding sequence ATGCAGCAAGATTTGATGGTTACAAAACGGGATGGTCGACGTGAAAAAATCGATCTTGAGAAAATTCACCGTGTCGTAATCTGGGCTGCCCAGGGCCTGGACAATGTGTCTCCGTCCGAAGTCGAGCTCAAGGCCCATCTGCAGTTTTATGATGGCATCAAAACCTCCGATATTCACGAGACGCTGATCAAGTCGGCGGCCGATCTTATTTCGGAAACGGCTCCGGACTATCAGTATCTGGCGGCACGCCTGGCCATCTTCCATCTGCGCAAGCGCGCCTTTGGCGTTTTCGAACCGCCGCACCTGCAAGAACATGTTGCCCGCATGGTGGACAGCAAGCGCTACGACCGTCACCTGCTGGAAGACTACAGTGCAGAAGACTGGGATACGCTGAACGGCTACCTGGTGCACGACCGTGATATGAACTTCAGCTACGTGGCTGTCAAGCAGCTGGAAGGCAAGTACCTGGTGCAGAATCGTGTCACCGGCGATATCTACGAAAGCCCGCAGATTCTGTACATGCTGGTGGCCGCCTGCCTGTTCGCCAACTACCCGGCAGAAACACGCCTGGACTACGTGCGTCGTTTCTATGATGCCACCTCGCTGTTCAAGCTGTCCCTGCCGACGCCGATCATGGCCGGTGTGCGCACCCCCACGCGCCAGTTCAGCTCCTGTGTACTGATCGAGTGCGATGACAGCCTGGACTCGATCAACGCCACGGCCGGTGCCATCGTCAAGTATGTCTCCCAGCGTGCCGGGATCGGTATCAACGCCGGTCAGATTCGCGCCATTGGCAGCCCGATTCGCAACGGTGAAGCTTTCCACACCGGCTGCATTCCGTTCTACAAGCATTTCCAGACTGCGGTGAAGTCCTGCTCCCAGGGTGGCGTCCGCGGCGGCGCGGCGACGCTGTTCTACCCGCTGTGGCACCTGGAAGTGGAGTCCCTGCTGGTTCTCAAGAACAACCGTGGCGTGGAAGAGAACCGCGTGCGTCATATCGACTACGGCGTGCAGCTCAACAAGCTGATGTATCAGCGCCTGATCAAGGGTGAAAATCTGACCCTGTTCAGCCCGCACGAAGTGCCTGGCCTGTACGATGCCTTCTTTGCCGACCAGGTCGAATTTGAACGTCTGTACGTGCAGTACGAGCAGGACCCGTCGATCCGCAAGAAGACCATCAAGGCGGTCGAGCTGTTTGGTCTGCTGGCATCGGAGCGTGCCTCCACCGGCCGCATCTATATCCAGAACGTCGATCACTGCAATACCCACAGCCCGTTTGATCCCAAGGTTGCCCCTGTCAAGCAGTCCAACCTCTGTCTGGAAATTGCGCTGCCCACCAAGCCGTTGCGTGATGTGAACGATCCGAATGGCGAGATTGCGCTCTGCACCCTGTCGGCCTTCAACCTCGGTGCCCTGGCCAACCTCGACGAGCTGGAAAACCTGTCCGATCTGATCGTGCGGGCGCTGGATAACCTGCTGGATTACCAGGACTACCCGATTCTGGCGGCCCACAATGCCACCAACTGGCGCCGTACCCTGGGTGTGGGCGTCACCAACTTTGCCTACTATCTGGCCAAGAACGGTGTGCGCTATTCCGATGGCTCGGCCAATGGTCTGGTACACCGTACTTTTGAGGCGATCCAGTACTACCTGCTCAAGGCTTCCAATCAGCTGGCCAAGGAGCGTGGCGCCTGCCCGAAATTCGATGAGACGACCTATTCCAAGGGTCTGCTGCCGATCGACACCTACAAGCGCGAAATCGACGAGTTCTGCGACGAGCCGCTGCACTATTTCTGGGAAACGCTGCGCGAAGACATCAAGGAATTCGGTCTGCGCAACAGCACCCTGACGGCGCTGATGCCCTGCGAAACCTCGTCACAGATCACCAACTCCACCAACGGCATTGAGCCGCCCCGTGGCTATGTGTCGGTGAAGGCGAGCAAGGACGGCATCATGAAGCAGGTGGTGCCGGAGTATCTGGAGCTCAAGCAGCACTATGAGCTGCTCTGGACCATCCCGAACAACGAAGGCTACCTGCAGCTGGTGGGTATCATGCAGAAGTTCGTCGACCAGGCGATTTCATCCAACACCAACTACGACCCCGGCAAGTTCCCGGGTGACAAGGTGCCGATGAAACAGCTGCTCAAGGATCTGCTCACCGCGTACAAATACGGCGTCAAGACGCTCTACTACCACAACACCCGTGATGGTGCCTCCGACGGCCAGGATGATGGCTGTGAAGGCGGCGCCTGCAAGCTGTAA
- a CDS encoding flavin reductase family protein — translation MIFDFDTLSPNRRYHLITQSLVPRPIAWILSRNDNDSLNLAPFSFFNAVCSDPPLLMLSIGRKEGGEIKDSRRNILSKRDFVIQIPSRHHAAAVTASAASLEYGESELASLNLALADFPGCSVPRISDSGIAMHCEFHEVHYLGPAEQAIVYARVRQFYVSDDILSETNGRHSIDAAALDPLARLGGAQYASLGELFAIARPS, via the coding sequence ATGATCTTTGACTTCGACACCCTGTCGCCCAACCGCCGCTATCACCTGATAACGCAGAGTCTGGTACCGCGTCCCATCGCCTGGATTCTGAGCCGCAACGACAACGACAGCCTGAACCTGGCCCCGTTTTCGTTTTTCAATGCTGTCTGCTCCGACCCGCCCCTGCTGATGCTGTCGATCGGGCGCAAGGAGGGCGGCGAGATCAAGGACTCGCGCCGCAACATCCTCAGCAAGCGCGATTTTGTCATCCAGATACCGTCCCGCCACCACGCCGCCGCCGTGACCGCCAGCGCAGCCAGCCTCGAGTACGGCGAGTCTGAACTGGCATCGCTGAATCTGGCACTGGCGGACTTTCCCGGCTGCAGCGTGCCGCGCATCAGTGATAGTGGCATTGCCATGCACTGTGAATTCCACGAGGTGCATTATCTGGGCCCGGCCGAACAGGCAATCGTCTACGCCCGCGTACGCCAGTTCTATGTCAGTGACGACATTCTGAGCGAGACCAACGGTCGCCACAGCATCGATGCCGCCGCACTGGATCCGCTGGCACGCCTGGGGGGCGCTCAGTACGCAAGTCTGGGTGAGCTGTTTGCCATAGCCCGCCCATCCTGA
- the yfaE gene encoding class I ribonucleotide reductase maintenance protein YfaE, protein MAGIPRIKVSNYPTFYFQYEFSLLDALEAQAIPAPYSCRGGYCGTCKVRLLDGEVETVQDCLVDLHDDEILTCCCKPKTHIEIELPSE, encoded by the coding sequence ATGGCCGGGATTCCACGCATCAAGGTCAGCAACTATCCCACCTTCTATTTCCAGTACGAGTTTTCGCTGCTGGATGCACTGGAGGCGCAGGCGATCCCGGCGCCGTACAGCTGCAGGGGCGGGTACTGCGGAACCTGCAAGGTGCGTCTGCTCGATGGCGAAGTGGAAACGGTACAGGATTGTTTGGTCGATCTGCACGACGATGAAATCCTCACCTGCTGCTGCAAGCCCAAAACGCATATCGAGATAGAGCTTCCGTCGGAATAG
- a CDS encoding TetR/AcrR family transcriptional regulator: protein MQFEVNAHSADKPAGRIRQQNEKLIISAAEQEFSCHGFKGTSMQRVADRAGLPKANIHYYFSNKLGLYYAVLANIIDLWDSTFNELSAEDDPAIVLPRYIAAKIEFSRQYPLASRIFAMEILSGGPHLSKFFKQDYRSWFKQRAAVFEHWIAAGKMKAVDPAHLIFLLWGSTQHYADFAVQIEAALGEESLGQEVYDTATRTLTDIILRGCGIAVD from the coding sequence ATGCAGTTTGAAGTCAATGCTCACAGCGCAGACAAACCCGCCGGTCGCATTCGGCAGCAAAACGAAAAGCTGATTATCAGCGCAGCTGAGCAGGAGTTTTCCTGTCATGGCTTCAAGGGTACCAGCATGCAGCGGGTCGCTGATCGCGCCGGCCTGCCAAAAGCCAATATCCACTACTACTTCAGCAACAAACTTGGCCTCTACTACGCGGTGCTGGCGAACATTATCGACCTCTGGGACAGTACCTTCAATGAGCTAAGCGCAGAAGATGACCCGGCCATCGTATTGCCGCGCTATATCGCCGCCAAAATCGAATTCTCCCGTCAGTACCCCCTGGCCTCACGCATTTTTGCCATGGAAATACTGAGCGGCGGCCCGCATCTGAGCAAATTTTTCAAACAGGATTATCGCAGCTGGTTCAAGCAAAGGGCCGCGGTGTTCGAGCACTGGATTGCCGCTGGCAAGATGAAAGCCGTTGATCCGGCCCATCTGATCTTCCTGCTCTGGGGCTCCACCCAGCACTATGCCGATTTCGCCGTTCAGATTGAAGCCGCTCTCGGGGAAGAATCACTGGGGCAAGAAGTGTACGACACGGCAACCCGAACCCTAACCGACATTATTCTGCGCGGCTGTGGCATCGCCGTCGACTAA
- the hmpA gene encoding NO-inducible flavohemoprotein, which produces MLQPHHIATVQATLPLLESAGPALTEHFYARMFRDNPELKDVFNLAHQTSGAQPVALFNAILAYARHLNNPAVLSQAVERIAQKHTGFLIRPEQYSIVGHHLLETIRELAPDAATPEVLKAWELAYGQLAQIFIGREAEIYDQAANADGGWRGTRRFRLASKTRETDLITSFEFEPLDGAPVSLFKPGQYLTLSISHPSLAQHEYRQYSLSDAPNGCSYRISVKREAVPVPGEVSTYLHNELQVGDEIDLLPPAGDFYLDVTRDTPVVLLSGGVGLTPMLSMFNSLAEADHSAPVYYLHGCENGRQHAFAEHVAALCASHESLHSFSWYQAPLTSDIADQDYQASGLMDLAPLRAAIERDNTEYYFCGPLPFMQAIHRQLKAWGVADSRLHYELFGPHQAL; this is translated from the coding sequence ATGCTGCAGCCCCACCACATCGCGACCGTTCAGGCCACTCTGCCACTGCTGGAGTCGGCGGGCCCCGCCCTCACCGAACACTTTTATGCCCGCATGTTCCGCGACAACCCGGAACTCAAGGACGTATTCAACCTCGCCCACCAGACATCGGGCGCCCAGCCCGTCGCGCTGTTCAACGCCATCCTTGCCTATGCGCGTCATCTGAACAACCCGGCGGTCTTGAGCCAGGCGGTTGAGCGCATTGCCCAGAAACATACCGGTTTCCTGATCCGCCCCGAACAGTACAGCATTGTCGGCCATCACCTGCTCGAAACCATCCGTGAACTCGCGCCCGATGCCGCCACCCCCGAAGTGCTCAAAGCCTGGGAGCTCGCCTACGGTCAGCTGGCCCAGATATTCATCGGCCGCGAGGCAGAAATCTATGATCAGGCTGCGAATGCCGATGGCGGATGGCGTGGCACGCGGCGCTTTCGCCTGGCCAGCAAAACCAGGGAAACCGACTTAATTACCTCGTTTGAGTTTGAGCCACTGGACGGTGCGCCTGTCAGCCTGTTCAAGCCCGGCCAGTACCTGACGCTCTCCATCAGCCACCCAAGCCTGGCCCAGCATGAGTATCGACAGTACTCGCTGTCCGATGCCCCCAATGGCTGCAGTTACCGTATCAGCGTCAAGCGTGAAGCTGTGCCCGTCCCCGGAGAGGTGTCCACCTATCTGCACAATGAGCTTCAGGTGGGTGACGAGATTGACCTGCTGCCGCCTGCCGGAGACTTCTACCTGGACGTCACCCGCGACACGCCGGTGGTCCTGCTCAGTGGCGGTGTGGGCCTGACACCCATGCTCAGCATGTTCAACAGCCTGGCAGAGGCCGACCACAGCGCGCCTGTGTACTATCTGCATGGCTGCGAGAATGGTCGCCAGCACGCCTTTGCAGAACACGTGGCTGCACTCTGTGCCAGCCATGAGTCACTGCACAGCTTCAGCTGGTATCAGGCTCCGCTGACAAGCGATATTGCCGACCAGGACTATCAGGCCTCCGGTCTGATGGATCTGGCACCGCTGCGTGCAGCCATTGAGCGGGACAACACGGAATATTACTTCTGTGGTCCCCTGCCCTTTATGCAAGCCATCCACCGCCAGTTAAAAGCCTGGGGTGTGGCCGACAGCCGCCTGCACTACGAACTCTTTGGCCCGCACCAGGCGCTCTGA
- a CDS encoding RNA polymerase sigma factor: MNKNDLVEHLPDLRRYARSLLYAPSDAEDLVQETLLSALSNMPLWLRRSKRRPWLFSIMHNNFINLVQQGKTREKHFPSLVSLYGDPVEQPPAEPCAGLHRALQYLSVDDRSLLLLVAQAGFSYAQVAQILDLPLGTLMSRLHRARQKLRKLLEQADDHRYREQQ, encoded by the coding sequence GTGAACAAGAATGACCTTGTAGAACATTTGCCAGACCTGCGCCGCTACGCCCGCTCGCTGCTCTACGCCCCCAGCGATGCCGAGGATCTGGTGCAGGAAACCCTGCTGTCGGCCCTGAGCAACATGCCGCTGTGGCTGCGGCGCAGCAAGCGCCGCCCCTGGCTTTTCAGCATTATGCACAACAATTTCATCAACTTGGTGCAGCAGGGCAAAACCCGTGAGAAGCACTTCCCAAGCCTGGTTTCACTCTATGGCGACCCGGTGGAGCAGCCCCCCGCCGAGCCCTGCGCCGGTCTGCACCGGGCACTGCAATACCTGTCGGTGGATGATCGTTCACTACTGCTGCTCGTGGCCCAGGCGGGCTTCAGTTACGCGCAGGTTGCCCAGATTCTGGACCTGCCGCTGGGCACCCTGATGTCCCGGCTGCATCGGGCACGCCAAAAACTGCGAAAACTGCTCGAGCAGGCCGACGACCACCGTTACCGGGAACAGCAATGA
- a CDS encoding anti-sigma factor family protein, which yields MSTSNESPRTGLPFDADQMELWLTARLPEAQKRRIDDWLSQHPQQAAYWQALQQDQRLLAQLDPVHDERNLDDYALASRHTQPARPWRRWPALPTLAAFALGSLCSALLIPLWTTVPTEPANRPAFVQSALQAHALYSVEVRHPVEVGEQEQAHLLKWLSKRLDRPLAAPDLSGLGFQLLGGRLLPAPDGPAAQLMYQDTGGERITLYIAAAADSQPSSFLFSEHRGVSTFYWVDGHWGYSLSGRIDQARLSQLSSQVYQALVL from the coding sequence ATGAGTACCTCAAATGAAAGCCCGCGCACTGGCCTGCCCTTCGATGCCGATCAAATGGAGCTCTGGCTGACGGCACGCCTGCCAGAGGCACAAAAGCGCAGGATCGATGACTGGCTGAGCCAGCATCCGCAGCAGGCGGCCTACTGGCAGGCACTGCAACAGGATCAACGGCTGCTGGCGCAGCTCGACCCGGTGCACGATGAGCGCAACCTCGACGACTACGCGCTGGCGTCCCGTCACACGCAGCCTGCCCGGCCCTGGCGGCGCTGGCCAGCACTGCCCACCCTGGCAGCCTTTGCCCTGGGTTCACTCTGCAGCGCGCTGCTGATCCCCCTCTGGACGACCGTTCCCACTGAGCCTGCAAATCGGCCCGCCTTTGTGCAGAGCGCCCTGCAGGCCCATGCGCTTTACAGCGTGGAGGTACGCCACCCCGTCGAGGTCGGCGAGCAGGAGCAGGCGCACCTGCTCAAATGGCTTTCCAAACGACTGGACCGCCCGCTGGCAGCACCTGACCTAAGCGGTCTTGGCTTTCAGTTGCTCGGCGGGCGCCTGCTACCCGCCCCGGACGGCCCTGCGGCCCAGTTGATGTATCAGGATACCGGGGGTGAACGCATTACCCTGTACATTGCCGCGGCGGCCGACAGCCAGCCCAGCAGCTTCCTGTTCAGTGAACACCGGGGCGTCTCGACCTTCTACTGGGTGGACGGACACTGGGGCTACAGCCTGAGCGGGCGCATCGATCAGGCTCGCCTGTCACAGCTATCAAGCCAGGTGTACCAGGCACTGGTGCTCTAG
- a CDS encoding sterol desaturase family protein, which translates to MPESGLRLLIFVAVFALVALCEHAWPRRARRQSRGTRWGINLGLLGIDILAQRLTLGAAALGMAVYAQAQGCGLFNLQAWPAWLSAVAGFLLLDLAIYLQHRLFHVVPLFWRLHRVHHTDLDLDLSSGFRFHPLEILLSLLYKVALVAVLGISPVVVLVFEATLSAAALFNHANLRLPTKLDAALRWLLVTPDMHRVHHSVIPAETNSNYGFFISLWDRLLGSYCGQPSAGHLGMTIGLREYQREDQIGLMQLVLIPFRQPEADHSQLAGKVDRR; encoded by the coding sequence ATGCCCGAGTCAGGGCTGCGTCTGCTGATTTTTGTGGCTGTCTTTGCGCTGGTGGCACTGTGTGAACATGCCTGGCCCAGGCGCGCCCGGCGACAGTCCAGAGGTACACGCTGGGGCATCAACCTGGGCCTCCTGGGCATCGATATACTGGCGCAGCGCCTTACTCTGGGGGCTGCAGCCCTGGGGATGGCCGTCTACGCCCAGGCCCAGGGCTGCGGGCTGTTCAATTTGCAGGCCTGGCCCGCCTGGCTGAGCGCGGTGGCGGGCTTCCTGTTGCTGGATCTGGCGATCTATCTGCAGCACAGGCTGTTTCATGTCGTCCCCCTGTTCTGGCGCCTGCACCGTGTACACCACACGGATCTGGACCTTGACCTGTCCAGCGGTTTTCGGTTCCACCCGCTGGAAATCCTGCTGTCGCTGCTGTACAAGGTCGCGCTGGTGGCGGTGCTGGGGATCAGCCCGGTTGTGGTGCTGGTGTTCGAGGCGACGCTTAGTGCCGCGGCGCTGTTTAATCATGCCAACCTGCGTTTGCCCACGAAACTGGATGCGGCTCTGCGCTGGCTGCTGGTGACACCGGATATGCATCGGGTTCACCATTCGGTGATTCCAGCAGAAACCAACAGCAACTACGGCTTCTTTATATCGCTGTGGGATCGTCTGCTGGGTAGCTACTGCGGTCAACCCTCTGCCGGGCACCTGGGCATGACAATTGGTCTGCGTGAATATCAGCGAGAAGACCAGATCGGTCTGATGCAGCTGGTGCTGATTCCGTTCAGACAGCCCGAGGCGGATCACTCGCAATTGGCTGGCAAGGTGGACAGGCGCTAA
- a CDS encoding DMT family transporter produces MMAKNLQADLLMLLVTFLAAMGWMFSHEALNEMPPLGFIGVRFLLAGLLVGALGWHQVRPLHRQAWRRACATGVVMGLAMLCWILGLSKATQLGVGAFISSLSVVLVPVVGWLFFRQTPSTSTWIALLVATLGLGSLSLETGLNFAPSDGYFAAAAVILALHFNLNSRYALSIPPVALTGIQLGVVGLMALLASGLTETWAVPISGVGIGWLLASILIATSLRFFLQIKAQGMASASHAAIIMTLEPVWTAVLAMLWLDETMSLQQLIGCSLIFLSLLINRWRWLLHRPG; encoded by the coding sequence ATGATGGCGAAGAACCTGCAGGCTGACCTGCTGATGCTGCTGGTCACCTTTCTGGCAGCCATGGGCTGGATGTTTTCCCACGAAGCGTTGAACGAGATGCCGCCGCTGGGGTTTATTGGTGTGCGATTTCTACTGGCAGGATTGCTGGTGGGAGCTCTGGGCTGGCATCAGGTACGGCCTTTGCATCGGCAGGCCTGGCGGCGCGCCTGTGCCACCGGTGTGGTGATGGGGCTGGCCATGCTGTGCTGGATACTGGGGCTGTCCAAGGCCACTCAGCTGGGGGTTGGTGCCTTTATTTCCAGTTTGAGTGTGGTGCTGGTACCGGTGGTGGGATGGCTGTTTTTTCGTCAGACGCCCTCGACCAGCACCTGGATCGCCCTGCTGGTGGCGACCCTGGGCCTTGGCAGTTTGTCGCTGGAGACGGGGCTGAATTTTGCACCCTCCGATGGCTATTTTGCGGCGGCAGCGGTGATACTGGCGTTGCATTTCAATCTTAACAGTCGCTATGCGCTGAGTATTCCGCCGGTGGCGCTGACCGGGATTCAGCTCGGCGTCGTTGGCCTGATGGCGTTACTGGCGTCCGGCTTGACCGAGACCTGGGCTGTGCCCATCAGCGGGGTCGGGATTGGCTGGTTGCTGGCGAGCATTCTGATCGCGACCAGCCTGCGGTTTTTCCTGCAGATCAAGGCCCAGGGCATGGCATCTGCCAGTCATGCGGCCATCATCATGACACTTGAGCCAGTGTGGACCGCTGTGCTGGCCATGCTCTGGCTGGATGAGACGATGAGCCTGCAGCAGCTGATCGGCTGCTCGCTGATCTTTCTGTCTCTGCTGATCAACCGCTGGCGCTGGCTGTTGCACCGGCCAGGCTAG